ATAAAGAAAGGCCCAAGACACGTCACGCTGTGGGGGAAAGGGAAGACACCGCACCGCACGCACCTCCACCACTTGCGTTGCCTTTGCCTTTGCTTTTCCCCGAGCTCGCCCGCCTAGGAGCTCCAGCAGCCGGtccgctccgccgccggtgcggcaaccacgccgccgtcagaccgcctcgcgcgGCCACCGGTCGTCCCCGCGATAcaccgccgccggtgcgccgtgcgcggcggcgctgtcccgccgctcctccgcctaCCGTCCGCCTGCGCCACCACCAGCGCACCGGCAGCACCGCGAGCTGCTGCGCCACCCCGACGTTGGTCCTTCCTGAGCCCGGTGTCGTCACCAGCGTCGCGGAGAAGCTAATTACCTGAAGCAATTTGTAGAAACAAATAGTACTGGTTCGTTCACTTATTTCTTTGCTCAAACTTAATTTCTGCTTAGAGTTTGTGCCTAAATTAGCTGCTTATTCTGCTGGTTGCATGCAGGAGATCGAGCTGCGGGCGTACGGCCGGATCGGAGGAGGACATATCAGCCGGGTTCCTGTTGGTTGTGTACTTGTGTTCCTGCCGGCGGAGAAGCAACCATGGCCGAGTTAGTGATCGGGCCACTGATCTCCATGGTGAAGGAGAAGGCATCCAGCTACCTGCTGGACCAATACAAGAtgatggaaggcatggaggagcagcgcaagACCCTGGAGCGCAAGCTGCCAGCAATCCTGCACATCATCCAGGATGCGGAGGAGAAAGGAGCCTCCCGACCTGAAGTAGCAGCTTGGCTCAAAGACCTCAAGACAGCGGCCTATGAGGCCAACGACGTCTTTGATGAGTTCAAGTATGAGGCGCTTCGGCGAGAAGCCAAGAAGAAGGGCCACCACAGCAAGCTTGGAGCAGAGGTAGCAAGACCATCGAGGCGCTTCAGCGAGGCGCTTCGGCGAGGCGCTCGTAATCCCATTGTATTCCGTTACAGGATGGGCAAGAAGCTACGCAAGATTGTGCAGACCATCGAGGCCCTAGTCACCGAGATGAATACATTTGGTTTCAGACACTTGCAGCAAGCACAGCCATCAAGGCAGTGGCGACAGACAGATTCCATAATCATTGACTCCGACAGAGATATTCTTAGCAGATCTAGAGAtcgggagaagaagaaaatcgTGGGGATGCTCCTTGATCAAGCTAGCAACATGGATCTCATGGTTCTTCCAATTGTTGGGATGGGTGGGATGGGCAAGACCACCTTCGTGCAACTCATTTACAATGACCCTGCAATCGAGAAGCACTTTGAGCTTCGGAGGTGGTGCTGTGTGTCAGATGATTTCGATGTCAGTACCATTGCAATTAACATCTGCCAGACCAATGAGAAATGTCGTGAAAAATCATTGCAGGAGCTCCAGAGTATAATAAGTGGAAAACTGCCAGACCTCATTGTGTTAGATGATGTATGGAATCGGGATGCTGATAAGTGGGGAAAACTAAAGAGTTGCCTTAAGCAGGGTGGCAAGGGCAGTGCAGTACTAACAACAACTCGTGATGCACAAGTGGCTCACATTATGACCATGGGTGTAGCTGAAGCCCATAATATGGAGAATCTGAGTGACGAGCATTTAAAGGAAATTGTCCAAAGCAGAGCATTCTGCTTGCAAAATCCAAATATTGAAGAGCAAGATGGCATTCTCAGTGGATTTGTTCGTCGATGCGTTGGATCTCCCTTGGCTGCCAAAGCCTTTGGCTCTATGTTGAGTAACAGGACTAGTATAAATGAATGGAAGAATATATTAGCTAAAAGTAACATTTGTAGTGAGAAAACCGGAATTTATTTGTTCCTCAAGCTCAGTTTTGATGACCTATCCTCAGATATGAAGCAGTGCTTTGCATTCTGTGCTTTATTTCCTAAAGATTATGAGATCGATGTGGACCTCTTGATTCAACTGTGGATGGCACATGACTTCATAACTGTGCAGGAGGATGACAATCCAGAAACCGTAGGAAAATATATTTTCGAGGAGCTAACTCGGAGGTCATTCTTTCAAGATGTCAGGCAAACACTTCCAATTGGCAATTTTGGAAGGTTGTCGCTTCGTAAGTCAACCATATGCAAGATACATGATCTTATGCATGACATTGCTGAAGGACTgaaagggcgaccagagggggggtgaatgggagcctataaaaattctttacgagaacaaggcctatgtcccaaCCGCAACCCCAAAGTACATTGCGCGTtgtatcgtcaagatgacgcaagtcaactcgtgacaagctcaccctagtACCTATAAAACAACACTCAAATCACAGCGGAAACATAGCATGAATCGACTCCATCAAGTTTGCATATATGAGACAAAGCAAAGATACTACTAACCATTTACTAAATTAGGCATGGAAAGATTAGCAATAAACTAGGCATGATTAGTAAAAAAACTAAACAAGATGTCAAAGATTAATTAGCAACGTGCAAGAACTTAATCAGTAACCCACTAACATGATTAGTAAGTGACAGTTCTAATTAAGAAGCTAAACAAAAGAATAGAGACTAACGAGCCAAGTTCCAAGAATTAACCGTTCGCTACTTTCCTGTCAGCCTGCTGGCTTGCAACCTGCGCCAGGCCCGATGGCCTCCCTCGCTTTGCTCCTGTTGGGTCGGTTGGCCTGCCGCAGCTAGCTGGGCCTCTAGTGCTGCTGCCTGGGCCGTCAGGCTTGTCTGGCCCGCGAGGCAAGCAGCTGTCCTCCCACTCGGCCTGCTGCCCAAACAGGCCTGGCCCGTGCACTGCTCCCCTCCTGGACCGTGTGCGTAGCTGGGCTGCGAGCTGGACTGCTCCCTGCAGCTGATGCTGGCTTCGGTCTGGCTCGCGTGCACGTCCCGTGCCTCCTCCACGCAACGACCTGCGAACAAACAGAGCAAGAACACCAAGAACAACCAGAGAACAGGGAAGAACACGTTCAACTTCAAATTCGAAATCCTCCGTCAAATCTCCATGAATTGCGACGAAACTTGAGACAAGGATGCAATACCCCTAAGGAAAATAGATCTATGAAACAAATCTTGAAAAACTCAGGTATACATCACTAATCTTGGAGAAAACCGAAAGCCTAACTCAAAAACACGATTCGGAGAAATTCGAAATCCAAGCCGGATCCATGAGAGATTTAGAAGGGGAACGAATCAAAGATGCTCCCTAAGGTCCTAGCATCATTTCCTTTCAACCAAGTCCACGAGATTCGGCTCAAACACGAAGAACGAAAATTCCCTAAAAATAGCttcgaaaatagggaaaaagaaaaacgctcgggaatcaAAAATTTAGCACGATTCGAGACAACAaacaaagctaaatcacgagaacatcttctatacaagatgagaactagcctcctcccttcatccacccactaaagatgaagaaatcgagagaaaagagtaatcactccctaatccccctctctcctctcactttaagcacatgactagcctctaagcaaatagataatgagttgctaagtaaagaggtgctgaaataaccagcctccatccctatttatagtccaggacgaaagactatactacccctacagctacaactaagataactacccacgcaggggcattttggtccaagtttttatccgtgcatcggacggacacgccgccttcacgactttgcttcgcctcgacgcaagcttcgcgatgacgccacgtgccctccttctcgaagctacggccgcaccgggctcgcccccggttttgaggcccaaaccgggaaacctgcccgcgcggtggttttgaggcccaaaccacccaaaccgtccatctttgCTTGGCCGCTACGCGACCTCCttgatgtcgacgcgtgtccggcctccgccaagcctcccgctcgaCTTGACCGACGTCGTCTCCATCTTGTCATGTTCTCCCAccgttccgtgcaccatgtggaccgcccgtgactccgcccggactcctcaggtccatcggtctaagcctactcgcgttcatccttcatcgcccttggtccatcggtaacctttcgcttgaccttcaccgcactcCGTCGACCGTCATgccgcatcctacacctgcacatcacaagccaagagcaacatcaaaccaacacaacgttgtcaatcactcatcatccaagggtgaccacgaTTGGCCCTCaattgctctatctgttatggGGAAAGAATGTGTCACTATAGTTGGTAAGCCGAGCGTCAACAAACTGGTTATAAGTCAACAAAATCCGACCCGTCACCTCTTCTTAGGTGTTTGTCCATTGGAGAAAGAACTGGTTATAAGTCTATTGAAGAAACAAACTGCAATGCTCCATACGTTGTTTTTTCCAGATTATGGTGACCCCCTTGATATATCAAAGTACACTTCACTGCGAGCATTACACCTTCCAGCATTGATACAATTTTCGGGACAGGAACAGCTTACAAGAGACATACCACACCTAAGGTATCTTAATCTGTCGTCACATGAGTTCGAGAAACTTCCTGAAGGTATAAGCATTATGTATAATCTACAAACATTGGACCTCTCTCATTGCGTACACCTTCGTCAACTTCCAAAGGATATGAAATATATGGCAAACCTCCGACACTTGTATACCCATGGATGCAAATCATTGACGTGCATGCCTCCAGGACTTGGACAGATCACTTCTCTGCAGACTCTAACATATTTTATTATTGGTGATGGCTTGGGATGTAGTACTATCAGAGAACTTCAAAACTTAAACCTTGGTGGAGAGTTAGAGTTAAGTGGTCTGCAAAATGTAACAGAAGTGCTTGCAAAAGCAGCCAGtcttgaaaaaaaagagaaactcACACACTTATCTCTCAAGTGGAATGATGATGCCCGTGAGAAACCAGATTATTCTCATAATGAGGTGTTAGATGCCCTTAAACCTCATCACCGGCTAGAGATGCTAAGAATAAAGTCCTACAAAGGCACCAATTTACCGTCATGGATAACAGATCTTAGTCTGTTGCAGCACTTGACTGAGCTCCATCTGCTTGGTTGTACGCTGTGCGAGGAATTTCCTCAATTCTGCCATTTCAAAACCCTTGAAGTTCTGTATTTGGAAAAGTTGAACAAATTGCGAAGCCTATGCAGCCATACGGTGTCTACGCCATTTCCAGCACTGAAGCAACTCCGGTTACATGATTTGGAGAGCTTGGAGAGATGGGTCGCaacagaaggaaaagaagatgaATTAACCTTTCCTGTACTTGAGGAGGTTGATATAAAAAACTGTCCAAAGTTGACTAGCCTACCTGAAGCACCAAAACTCATGTTTGTAAGGCTGGATGAAACTCCGGTTACTAATAAGCCTTGGGAATCATCACAGAAACTGGAACTATCTTTGGGTGGCACAGAAGCCGCACCTCGATCACAACTGAGAATATCTGGCAGCAACCTTTTCTTCATATCAAAACTGGAAATGGTTTGGAAATGGTTTGAACATCTTGTAGATTTCAGAATTAAAAACTGTGATGTGCACATGTCTTCAATTTCTAAGCTATTAGTGCTGCGTGTCCGTGACACAGAAGCACTGCCTCAGATAGATTATAATTGGGATTCATCACAGAAACTGAAACTATCTTTGGGTGGCACAGAAGCCGCACCTCTGTCACAACTGAGCATATCTGGCtgcaactttttcttcgtatcAAGCCAGTCACAGCTAACACCTGGGGTCTGGAAATGGTTtagacctgttcgcttcagcttataagccggctgaaaagctgaaacgactgatttgttgtgagaagaaaacactgtttggtcgctgataagccggttgaataagctgaagcgaacgtgCTCCAACATCTTGCAGATTTCACAATTAAAAACTGTGATGTGCTCATCTACTGGCCAGAAGAAGTGTTCCAAAGCTTGGTATCTTTGAAGAACTTGAAGATTAAGTCCTGCAACAAGCTAATAGGGCCCACACAAGCGGAAGGTGGCGAACCTACACAAACAACAGATCAAGTCCTGCCACATCTAAACAGTATAAGTATACGCAGTTGTGAAAGCATGGCACAGCTCTTCATTCTTTCCCCATCTATCAGCTCTATTGATATTCAGGAATGCCCTAAGCTTGAGTTCATATGGGGAAAGGAGGAGCATCTTGACACATATACATCGCTGGAACATTGCCGCGACCCTGCATCCACCACTGGTACCCTAGAGCAATCACAGTCTCCAATTATCCGTCATTCATGTCTCGTAAATCTAGAAATAAGAGGCTGTCATAGCCTGGTAACACTTCCAAATCTACCACCGTCCCTCAAACAGTTATGCATCTGCCGCTGTGAGAAGCTCTGCTCTGTGTCAGGAGACCTGTGTGCACTCGAGGAACTCCATATTTTTTACTGCAATAAGTTAAAGTCAGTCAATTCCTTGGGAGACCACCCATCATTAGAAACACTGTTTCTTTCTCGCTGCCGATGCCTTGCATCTTTAGGATGTGATGGTGGTCGTGGGAGTTACTCTGCTCTTCAGTGCCCAGCCATAGACATGAAGCAGTTTTACTAACGCTATCAAACAGCTGCTTGACAGCTTTGAAGATGAAGACGTATCACACGTTCATTTAAGCATCTCTGATGAAGGTACGACCTTTCACTTTCCtcttattcaatttgtttccTTCAAATTTCCCTGCTTTGCATGCCCTCCTATTTCACTCATGTAACCCCACATGCATTTCATTTTTGCTGTGCAGACATGACCCATTTGTCCTTAAAAAGCATAAAGGAGGGCACTCACATGTACACACGACTGCCATCTGGAAGCTTCATTATTGCAAGCCTCGTCCTCACCATCGACCATCTGATCTTGTGCTTGTCGATGAGGCTGTCCAAACTCCAAAAGGTCATCCCATATCTTCCTGTGCTTGTCACATacggttttaaaggcaaaatcaTATGAATGAATTACATATGCGCCaagatcaagtttcacacatcaGCAACTTCTGTAAATACCATAGATAGTACCATAacataaagagagtattaaatttattacatgGTCGAAAGTCTTTAATACGAATAACAAAACGAGTCTTTATTCTAGCAACGGAACTCCAACAATGACGACAACTCCACATGAGTTGACTGGTGGCACAcgtacacctagaactcctcgaagtatTGAAGGACCTCCTCAATGTTGATTTGGTCTGAGCAGCGATTTTAGCAAAGGTGAGTACACTTTATGGTCGGTACTCAGCAAGCGTGaagaatgtgtagtgtaaggctattcAAGGATGGGCTATGGTTTAATAGCATTtcagcattttaattggttggtcaagttttattagcaacaactaagtataagtttataccacccatgTTAAGCATGCACAtaaatgaaaataacaacaataaataacatcaatttaattcaacttccAACAAATTAAttatgtgagggtccaggccccccagcgatctcgccataaatgcaccacgtctctggcacgcagaaaggcgcccgtgcccctcgacgtgacccgccacaagtacccaagcggaacactgtagccacaacCGCACAGGCTACAATGGTCGCAGATCCCCCTGATTCGcagcagggcactcatggcttgcgccgcccggagcagggGGAAGTCGCGCCCCGTGCATCCGGCCATAGGGACGCGACGTTCGCCTTCCGCGGGCTGTCAGCAAGATGGCAGGACcagccgcctcccccaacggacacaggtgccacgacgaaacaccatcatcacgccTGGCGGCGACAGCCGCCGAGGAGACCATCGacgggacgcgacggcggccgccctcctccggcagACGCGCCGGCAGgggccgaaggccggcgaggatgccggtagcctggggacttggtccctctccttgtgttttattttacctagctttgtttatctcttttacttctcctcacacccggtctcTCCTGTAACcacggtggcctccttgcgatataaaaggagaaccgggagCCTGAGACGAGGGAGGcttccaagccaacagaacacactaATACCcacctagagcatcagtgcacacccaagagacctgggaccagctccctctctcgcactcctgtaacccctactacagaaccccgcgtgggcaacacgagcagctcccgatactggacgtaggtcattcccttgcccgaaccagtctaaaccccgtgtctcccacgccaccatccgaagccttacgcgcataaaagaaatttactagtctaagtcttgagccgctaatcttgacaatgacagttggcgcgccatgTAGGGGACCTTTGTGCGTACATCatcggcttcagatggccaaccacgacgctGGCTCCAACGACAGGAGTCACCACCCCTCGcacgagtgcttcatggccgacgtgcactccgagggatccaacgacgacggcgctgaagggaagcggcgcgctcccccaccgcACGCCGCAGCTACGACTGAGGCCCTTGCCAGGGTCCCGGTGTGGCCACGACAGCCGGAGGTGCGCACGACGCCCCACCAGGAGGACGAGCACCGCCGCAACGAGGGCGGGGCGAGTCATCGGGCCTGTGACGTCCAGCGGCGCATCTGCGGGGACGAGGATCATCCCCAACTCTTCgcacgcgccagccagaacgtcgccgccgcggcagccctCCTCCGACGACTTCCCGATCCggcaacgcccgaggagcgacaggcCCGCCAGGAGGTACGCGACTTGCTTGAGTGtgcagcagtccagcaggcagaaagctccgcgtcccggcatCGCACACACGGCGCCAGCAGGGTCACACCCTCTGTGCCTATCGAGAGGCGTGGAGGACCTGTCCATCAACCTTCCTCCCGTGAGGGAAACCAGGCCTCGCCCATTCGACGGACTCCACCACGCGCGGGTGACGGGGCTTCATCCGTCCACCGTcgcgtcggccccatccgcgaCGCCCGTGATGCCTTGGATGCGCAGAGGCGCACCcgtgcggacagggaggatAGAGCCGACTGCGGCTACCGCATACACCGTGGTGGTCGCCACGACGGCGGAGAAAATCGGAGCCCCAGCCCCAGcccagcggggcccagggccttctccacACGCATCCTGAACACGCCGTCCCCAGCGCGCTTCAGACAGCCCAccaatgtggccaaatactTTGGGGAGAAAAACCCTGGgccttggctcagcgactaccgacTTGCCTGTCAGGCCGGTGGAGCGGATGACaacctgttcatcattcgcaacctcccactgttcttggccgactcggtgcgagcctggctggaacacgtCCCGTCAGGTCGGATTCGTAACTAGAACGACCTGAAAgaaatctttgtagggaacttccagggcacatacatgcaccccgggaactcctgggacctctggagctgccgccaggagTCGGGTGAGACTCTCCGAGAgtacatccgacgcttctccagaaacgcaccgagctctccaatgtcgccgacgccgacgtcatcggGGCCTTCCTGGCAGGGACCTCCTGTAGGTCTCTGGTCCACGAACTGGGACGTGTAGGCCCACGGACCaccaaggagctcctcgacatcgccACCGACTTTGCCTCGGGCGAGGAGGCCATCGGGGCGATATTcgatcgctccaagggcaaggcaaagagggagaaggatgccgacgaaggcgCCTCCACtcgccagaagaagaaaaaggccgcGGCGAAACCCCGAAGGCTGCGGAGGGACTCAAGCACGACGACGGATGACGacaatgatgatgaagatgaggatgatgatgaagaaagctCTTCCGCTCTATAAGGAGTGCGCGGCAAACGAAATACGAGTCGACCGCATCTATTGCGACGTCAGGTACATCCCATCACCTCCGTCTTTCTCCGGAAACCGTACGCACGATCTCTTTTTAACCGCAAGGAACACCACACCTCCTACCCCACAAGCTCGACGTTTTCTACCGCTTCGACTCCCAGAGGTCATACGCACAACTTTCTCTGCAAGCGGACCAGGACCCGCttcaggtaaaaaagggatacagagCTGAAACGCtcttacggcccattacggtccaggggttcgaaggctggccctctagagggtt
This genomic window from Setaria viridis chromosome 8, Setaria_viridis_v4.0, whole genome shotgun sequence contains:
- the LOC117833117 gene encoding putative disease resistance protein RGA4, producing MAELVIGPLISMVKEKASSYLLDQYKMMEGMEEQRKTLERKLPAILHIIQDAEEKGASRPEVAAWLKDLKTAAYEANDVFDEFKYEALRREAKKKGHHSKLGAEVARPSRRFSEALRRGARNPIVFRYRMGKKLRKIVQTIEALVTEMNTFGFRHLQQAQPSRQWRQTDSIIIDSDRDILSRSRDREKKKIVGMLLDQASNMDLMVLPIVGMGGMGKTTFVQLIYNDPAIEKHFELRRWCCVSDDFDVSTIAINICQTNEKCREKSLQELQSIISGKLPDLIVLDDVWNRDADKWGKLKSCLKQGGKGSAVLTTTRDAQVAHIMTMGVAEAHNMENLSDEHLKEIVQSRAFCLQNPNIEEQDGILSGFVRRCVGSPLAAKAFGSMLSNRTSINEWKNILAKSNICSEKTGIYLFLKLSFDDLSSDMKQCFAFCALFPKDYEIDVDLLIQLWMAHDFITVQEDDNPETVGKYIFEELTRRSFFQDVRQTLPIGNFGRLSLRKSTICKIHDLMHDIAEGLKGRPEGG
- the LOC140223560 gene encoding disease resistance protein RGA2-like, coding for MLHTLFFPDYGDPLDISKYTSLRALHLPALIQFSGQEQLTRDIPHLRYLNLSSHEFEKLPEGISIMYNLQTLDLSHCVHLRQLPKDMKYMANLRHLYTHGCKSLTCMPPGLGQITSLQTLTYFIIGDGLGCSTIRELQNLNLGGELELSGLQNVTEVLAKAASLEKKEKLTHLSLKWNDDAREKPDYSHNEVLDALKPHHRLEMLRIKSYKGTNLPSWITDLSLLQHLTELHLLGCTLCEEFPQFCHFKTLEVLYLEKLNKLRSLCSHTVSTPFPALKQLRLHDLESLERWVATEGKEDELTFPVLEEVDIKNCPKLTSLPEAPKLMFVRLDETPVTNKPWESSQKLELSLGGTEAAPRSQLRISGSNLFFISKLEMVWKWFEHLVDFRIKNCDVHMSSISKLLVLRVRDTEALPQIDYNWDSSQKLKLSLGGTEAAPLSQLSISGCNFFFVSSQSQLTPGVWKWFRPVRFSL